The region actttttctttattgtcaaaCGTGTTTTAAAATATAAGGCAAAAGAAAACCCTACATTTATGACAAAGGTAACGGCGTAACGTGTTTTGCACGTGTAACTACATTTCATTATCTTTTCGCACGCCGAGTGTGTCTGGTCCAACCCTAGACTGTATATAATAAGGGTAAAACGGTTTTAATTggataattaataataaaggTAACAATTACTCAAAATAAACGTACTGAATTACGTTGCTAGCTTCGTAACTTGACATTGATCCAAAGACAGTTCAATCATTGAACTCTCACACATATGCTCTCTTGTTCTCGCGTTGTTTGTGAACTATATTCATTTGGTACAATCcacttactttctttcttttctgtaaaCAGCTTAGCACATTGTCTTCTTGTGTTTGTGACTGCAGTGTATTTCGAAATAAATGCCTGGTAATTGTCTCTATCTGTCAACTTTATTGTGTAAGAGCAGACAATATGGCATTTCAAGTAAATACCCCTTCCCTATGTAGGATAATGGAACTAACTGAGTTTTATAAATTAGACAGGCACCCACTGACGTGGTTTTCGGGGGCATTGTTAAAGCAGGGGAGAGCATGTTACTGTTAGTGAACAGCTTGTACATATTTTAGACAGCGGTTTTTTGGCTTAAGTGCTGTTAAGGCATATATAACAAAGGCATTTTACATAAGACTTTTTGGAAAACGTCAACGTTATAGGGTGCCTTTTGTTAGATGTGGCTAGACACTGTCATATGACAAAGAATTTGGCCAGACTGCGCGCTAGCAAAGCTAAGAAAGAGGCACACAAAGGAAATGCGGtagatttgaaaatattatCGTTAACTAAATGGTCGAGGGAGAAACGTTAGCTATCTCCGACTACTTTGCAACACAATAACGTCATATCTCAAGCTCTGGTGTAACCTGCTGGCAGTAGAGAATTTTGTTCAAAGGctaacagacacatttttcagctagctagctaacgtaaaCTTGCGAGAGTTGGCTGACGTTATGTGAAGAGCTGCCGTAATGGCGAAAACGTTACTAGAAAAAAGAGTGTCCATAGACTTTTATCCTAAACTCAAAGAAGGCAGCTAGCAAACTAGCCTGCAGTAcgagcatagactgtataactagctaacgttaagtcAAATGTTCCTTAGCAAAGCTACTCCGCTAACTAGGGTATTTGCTGCTTGAAGAGGGCAGTTAACGGTTTcttattcaatgtttttatttttattttgtaattgtatttgaaTTGAATATAGTCGACTAGTTACCTTTTTAGATGCATTGTGTCTTCAAGCAGTTACGAGAACGTTAGCTAGTGTTTGGAGTAGTAATAAGTTAGCATTGACAAATAGGCTAGCTAATTAGCTAGCTGAGCTGACGCTGTACTGTTGGAGCTAACGTTTCCCGTGACAAAGTTACGAAGACAAGCAGCACCGCTGCTGACAACACTAAGTTTAGTGACAGAAAGGGGACGAACAGTGGTTATTTTTCTTGGAGACAACTATGGCAACCGCAACAGGCGAGGCcctgtttttgttaaaggatGTGAAGCCTGGGTCTAAAAATTTGAATATCGTATTCATCGTATTGGAGATAGGTAAGTTAGTTGGACGCTGTAGCGTCTCTCCCGGTACCAtcatattactgtaaatttagCGTTAATGGGGACTATGGTTTTTAATGAACTCATACCGTATCCACATGAGCAATTTAACCCTGGTTGGAGTTGTTTTGAATAGGTTGGCCATTTTGTCTAACTTAATATTGTTTTCTTCCATTAGGACGAGTAACGAAAACAAAAGATGGTCATGAGGTTCGCTCGTGCAAGGTGGCAGATAAGAGCGGGAGCATTGCTATCTCTGTTTGGGATGAACTCGGCAGCCTTATTCAGCCAGGGGACATCATCAAGTTGACTAGAGGGTATGAGGGATTGATCCATGCATGGGGAACAAAATGACAAGTTACATTACTTGCTCAGTTGACGGATCAGTGCACATATGTATACTAACTTTTGACAGGTGGTTGTATACCTGaccaactttgttttaaattgtggGAGAAATAGTTTTGTGTTCACAAGTTTAATTTGAGATTTCTGTTAGCTATGCATCCATATGGAAAGGCTGCCTGACCCTGTACACTGGAAGAGGAGGGGATCTACAGAAGATTGGAGAGTGAGTAGCTGGTCACAAatctattatattatatactttAGTAGAGTTCTTGTACCTATTTGGAATTCTCTACTGCTCTCGCATCATACAAGACCAGGGCATTGTGTGAAGTTGGTCTTAACGTGTCGTTTCTgaataaatgcttttaaaactaTACTTTGCATgccatttagctgatgcttttatccaaagcgactcaCAATTGCTAAATATCCGAAGTAGCACACCTatggggttaagtgtcttgctcagggacacattgctTCCAATTAAACCCAGATCCCACGCCataaccaccaccaccacatacacactttaTATAGAACAAACCTTTAGAAAGAGTTGTATAATGTAAGAGCAATCACATTGTCAGCTGTGTATTTTCTCTGAACACTTTAACATACTATAACGTTTTAATCCCAAGATATCGCATTTACACTAGTCTCACTTTGACTAGCCTCCTGGAGAAGAATCTATTGCCTTTTTAAAAGACTTTGTCTAAATTGGAAGAAAACGTTTGCCTAAAAGTCAAACAATGgccattttaaaattattattctaACCAAACACAATTTCTGATTGCTATCTTTAAACATGTCTCCACAGATTCTGCATGGTGTATTCAGAAGTGCCCAACTTTAGTGAACCAAACCCAGAGCTGCAAACCCAAAACAACCAGCAAAACAAGTCTGTAAGTAGCCATGcaacccccccgccccctgAAAGTGCCGGTAGGGTGCCCATAACTTAGACTATATATAAAGATGGAGACTTCCTCCCACTGTACACAAGTGAAGTCAAAATGTCCTGGAAATGGGCACAGCCATCTTGTAATATGGAGCCAGAGTATATAGAGCGCAGTAATAATCGGACAGTGGAGCCGCAGGATCTGAGTCGACAAATCACGCTTCAGTCACAGCGGTCAATTCCCCAGGCTTTCAGGATTTATGCCCTGTACTGATTACTGGattttggcttcacttataCGGTCTATGCATCAACGGGAGTACTCCAACAACATATTCACCCTTTGATTGGGatatttttgaaacaaaaatctGTTCAAATCATGGTCATTCCAGTCCCCCTTTAAACATCCATGTTCTCTTCCACTAACAGGGTAAACCAGACCAGAATCAGAGGGGAAACTCTCCGCCCAATCAGAATTCAGGTACACCTGCCCCACCAGGTCAGTATGTTTTTCCCCATGCTGATAACATTGCTCTACCAGTCCCCTGTCGTAGGAAACAGCAGAGTGGTGCATGTCCTCTAGATGGTGACAGTAGAATGTGGGTGTAGCGTGTCAGTACTACAGAAGTAAACTTTTGTGATCATACAATTTCTTGACTCAACAAATTTGAAGTGAAAAAATCACAAGTAAAATGGTGCTCTATTTAAGTGTTTGCCAAAGTCTAAAATAAGAAATCTCATTTCTGGCATTTTTGTGTtatcacagcagacattttgacttgccATAGTACAAGCACAAATGGTATGGATAGTAATAGCTGCTGTtatcaagtgtcccagtaggCTGTGACAGTGACTCAGCATGCATAATGCTGCGAGCCTGATTCCCAAGCAGCTAAATGACCTTCAGCTTTCATCAATGTTAttcacacctgtgcttttcccacTGTGGGGTGTGTGTGGAAATGTCTTGTgatgacttgtttttattttttttaattcaacctAAAGGTAATGGTTCCATGCCACCAtttgccaacaacaacaacccacCACCTGGGGCACCCCGTGACGCTGCGTTTGGGAGCATTGGGCGACCCAACGGTCGATCACCTGGCAATGGAGCACCTCCAGTTACTGCTGCAGCACCCCCAGCAGCCTCCAAGTCTTCAGTTACCATTAGCAACGGCAGGGACCCAAGGCGGGCCAAAAGATGAAATTGGGGATTTGGGGATTATGTGGGAAAACTATCGACATCCCCATTTCCCCCtggtccctttttttcttttttatataaaaacactttgGCCCCTTCCCATCACAGCCTATattgactttcaaaataattaattaaattatggGCTGCTTgcataattttcttttatacAGGCAAACCAAGTCAGTGTTTTGTCATGCGTAGTGAAGGTAGCGCTCTCAGTAAGCAGTGGGATTGTGACACTTGATGCACTCGGGGGACTTATATAGTCGATCCTTGGTTGAGTTGTGGTCagccttccccccccccccccccccccccccccccgttttcTAAATTGTACTGCAAGTTGCCACTTCTGTGccagtgtgtctttttttctttcttttttttccatagacTGTCGTTACCCCCTCATGTTCTTTCTAACTATACACCCTACTTGAACACTTGATGCACTTTCTTCTCTTAATTTATGTCGGGGCAAACTTGGCTGCCATTTAAATcaggaaatcttttttttagtgGGAAAGGCCTTAAGTTGGTGAAAATGGACTGAACGCACAAGCAAAATTCTTAAAGGGTCTTGTCTCTTAACTGGACTGTATCCAAAGTGACTCTGTGAAAGGTGTTCGTTTAGAATTTTATACAATAGGTAGGTAGATTGataacagttttgttttcttccataaaacaagtttttttgttgtttttctcttcactgTCAATTGTACCGTGATCAAGGTGGGACCACTTCCATACTGGCAAAGCAGTTCACAGAATACATTTTTCCAGTAATTGTCACAGCCACATGTGGTCTGACAGTCAAACAGTTACTGTTAATGTCAagtttcttatactgcacttaAGGTATGAAACGGCTAATATTGCTAAGACAAATTGTGACTGCTAACGTGCAAGGCTCTTGagtaaagttcttttttttaagtttgcttTGTTCAGAACTTTTTCTGGAGATGCAGTGTGCCACAGGTATAAACTGGACCATAGtcaaaccccccaccccccacctttAGTGCTCATTAACACATCTTAAATATGCCTCTCATCAAATTTCATGTGATGTTTTGATTCTACTGCACCATCTAGTGCCTATAAAATAAACTGTTAGTGTAGGAGACGTTTGAAAATATGTGCTAAATCTGCGTATTGAGCCTTTTTTAAGCAGAATGTGGTAAAAATCACAAGCACGTGTATAATttacacagaaaatgtatttcatttttgaagCAATGATTTCATACAAACCCTGTTTCTTCATATCCTTTGTTGCACCAAGCACCGAACATTGTCTCCGGGTGTCCGGATTACCCCAGTTCACTTGAGACTCACAGTTTACAAGGGACACACCATGGGGTCGGAGTCTAAACCGCTATTTGATCTTTGAGCATAAAAGGGAAACtattattttccaaataaatCTAAGTGGCCAAGTAGCTtgaaatagacaaaaatatattttggtgTTCCACTATATCTGCATCAACTGCAAGACTAAAATCTGGCTGTTGAGTTTCTTTCTGAAGGTACCCCAGTCCTGATGTCGAAGGGCTAGACCTTGTACTTACGTTACAATACAAATACCGTTGCAATAAAGCTTTGCATTCAAAATTGTACAAAAGAAAGTAGTatagtaagtaaaagtaccaaagTGTTAACATCAAAACATAAAGTACTAAAAGTGAAAGTACTAAATAGCCCATTTCATAATGTTATATAACTGAATTATGATTCATGCATACATATCACTTAAATGTTGCAGTTAGTAAAGGTAGAGCCAAtgtgaattattttaaatactgCTGGGTAGTTAATCTCTATGATAAACTTTACctgttgacattttgtgtttgtaaatctAAAGTTGTCAAATACATGTAGttgattaaaaagtacaatattttccttAAAGTACCGGAGTAGAAATATGAAGTAGTCTATCACGAAATGGAAATAAAGTAGAAGCACTTTAAAGTTGTACGTAAGCTTAGAACCGTTAAGTTACAGTTgctttatactgtaaatgtatgtataaagtAAGAAAGTAGTtaaagtgaaagaaatgcatttacagtaaaataagatTAGGTTAAAGTTTTAGTAGCCCAGTCTTGCCCATATGTTTAAGCCATGTTTATGTTCTGACAAAATCGCAGCACTTGTGACACTGGAAGTTGAAACACGAGAAGAAGTGTTGCAGGAAATGTGATGCTCGGCGCTCATGTGTCAACACAGATGCGTGTCATGAGCTGAGGGAACTTCCTCCGCAGCAGTAGGCAATCACTAATGTAGTCCCATCATGTGGCCTATGGTATTCTTCATGTCACTAAATGTTGAACCATGTGACCTCAGCTGCCAGGAaagtatatttttctttctaaatatatgttttatatacagaatataaaCAAAGGCATCCAATAATAAGGATGTGAGTTTGTTGGGAAAGCAGAGAACCAGACAgtttaaatcttattttttacaGATATACTGCATTTCTAAGAATATAATAGTTCATCCAGGGTTTATTTGGAATTCATAAACTAATGGTTTCTCTTTCGATTTTACATACAGCGTGACAGCACATCTAATGACACCGTTGATTCAGATGATGCGGCATGGGTTTGTTTTGGGGAAGCCTAAGCCTACATAGTCTCATGACTGATGCATCACCACACACTTCACATAAGTAGAAAAGAATGGCtgggaattaaaataaatacatgtgaaaaaagtataaCGCAAGAGGTCCAAAAACAGGTTGGTTAGAAGTTAGTACATAGTCGTCTTAAACTACATAAATCCAAATGGGATTCAAATGGACGCAAAATGGAACAATTACAGAGGTCTTTTATCCTAGAAAAAGTGTTCAAAGTGTACTACATCCATGGAAATGAATGACTGTAAGCAGAATGACGTGTCCAACCATAGTTTGAAGATGTAAAACAATTCATGTGATGTGACATCAtatcttcctttttgttttcttgagcGAATCAGGATCTGGGTATGTGAGGCAAGCAGGACAACAGGCATGTgccaggggtggggggggggggggNNNNNNNNNNAGAGAGATACAGTGTTGGCTCCCCGGCTCTTTGTGACATAGCCTGCTCTGTGCCTCCCACCAAGAAGACGCCACAATGACTGGTGAGTATTTCCATCCCTAGAATAATTTACTTATACTGACtgatattaaataaatacatgtgttAATAGCAAACAGACAGTTTTAATACCTCACTGAAAGAAGTAATGGGCAATTTGGCAAAGGGACATTTACAGTTTAATATTCAGATGAAAATTCTGTGTGAGATGTAGAGATGTGGGCTGCGTCACtagtttttaaaacaataacaatgctTTAATGTATAGTGTATTTTTAGCATGCTGAATGTAGCCAGTTTCACCTGTTAagccttgtgtcgtcttcctgtcaaaattgaaaatcaacacttttgttgaggcttcttatcgatgtttttaaattttgcacacttttttttttttcaatgcttttttcagtttttgtcactttttttgacgttttcaaaactgtgtaacaccaacttattagctttagtttttacttgttttttggaattcatcctcatttataggaaattatacctaatgtttgagtttaaaaaatagaaattaggaattatttagactacaaTTAGAGGAAAGTATGTTAATGGTTattcacagactggaatatgtcaacttttaatcaataccATTTGAATACtatcttcaatttttttcaaatgctataaaattgaatatgacaatatgaaaattaatgaaagtagagatttctacttgccaaagagcgttgtgtggaatcaattatgttattttgggtacttaaaaagaacattgatataggaaaacatgaggacaacatgagggttaaaaggtATTAGGCTcatgaaaaacagacagacatacctgtagaaaaaaattcatataaaatccatttttggGCGTTTTGACTTTTTCAGTAGTAAGCTGAGACACGTGGCTCTGGTCTCGTGATGTCTCACACCTAGATGTGTTTACAGCAGTCAAGTTTAGTCAGTTAACAAATGGATAATTTGGACgaaaaaaacagcaactctTTGTCAGTAAGGACTAGAATCAGCCTGAAACTTGAGAGTGTTACCTTCCCGTGATATCAGGCACACCCCAGGGGGTCAAACTATAAGGGAGCTGTTCCACGCTGAAATTGGGTATGACGTTTGGACCAAAAAGCATGGAATTTCATAAGACAGATTTGTTATAATACCATGCAATTTGTAGGACTAAAATGTCATATCTTTTGCTGTCCTCAGATCCAAACACGTCTTCTTTTATTCTAGACTTTGGCCCTATTTATGATTTACTCAACTATACTTATAATGACACCGAGTTCAACTTCAACCCCGAGACGCAGCCCTGCAACCCATTCCACATCCCAGATGTAGTGTCCGTTTTTGTCAGCGTGTTTTACGTCGTCATCTTCCTGCTGGCCATTCCTGGGAATCTGGTAGTGGGGCtggtgattggcctgaccaagCAGTCGCTGTCTCCATCTGACCTGTACCTCCTCCACCTGGCCATTGCCGACATCCTGCTGGCCATTACGCTCCCATTCTGGGCCACCGCTGTTACCAAGGGTTGGGTGTTTGGAGAAGCCCTGTGCAAAATCATCACCATCCTCCAGGAGCTAAGCTTCTACTCTAGTATCCTCTTCCTAACTTGCATTAGTATGGACCGTTACATGGTGATCGTGAGAGCTATGGAGGCCCGCAAGGCTAACAGAAAGCGAGTCAGCTGGGCAGTTTGTGCTGCAGTCTGGACTGTCGGTGCTCTCCTGTCTCTGCCGGGGCttttaaattcttcttttaaatCCCAAAGCTCCGGTATGATAGTGTGTTCTGAACAATACGATCCCAGCAGTGCTGGCATGTGGCGGCTGGCCACCAGAATTCTTCGCCACACTTTGGGTTTTTTTATCCCCTTGGCCATCATGCTGCCCTGTTATGGAGTCACCATCAAGCGCCTCCTCCACATCCGCGGGGGATTTCAGCGGCAGCGAGCCATGAGAGTGATCGTGTTCGTGGTCATTGCCTTCCTGCTTTGTTGGACACCGTACCACATCGCAGTGATGGCAGACACTTTCTTCAGGTCCAAGATAGTGCCGTACCGGTGCCCAGCGAGGATGGCAGTGGATCAGGCCATGTTGGCCACCCAGAGCCTGGGGCTGCTCCACAGCTGCGTCAACCCAGTGCTCTATGCTTTTGTGGGAGAGAAGTTCAGGAAGAATCTGTTTCAGATCATGAGGAAGATCGGCGTCCTGGAGAGGCCATCTGTGACGAGAAGCAGCAGGTCTTCACTGTCATCAGAAATCACATCCACATTCATGTGACAACACCCAAGAGACACTTTGAACTATTCCCATAAATGAACCACATCAGCGTATATGTACCGTAGGACTAGTTTTGATACTGCATTTTTTTGCCACTCCTATTtggtggaaaacaaaaaaaaatgaaatttgccTACGGTTTACCTAAATGTGTGAATCTTTTTTCATACTTTTCTCATTCTATTTAACTTGGTTTACTATTTCATGTCTTAGATACCTATTTTtacttgcatgtttttattttttatacatatttaaatgagcATTGCTGGCGAGAGCCAAAGTTTGAAACTTTTGATTGCCAACCACTGCTTTTCTGCAGTTTTTGTGTACATGACGATAAAGGTGGTTTCAACCCTGTCCAGGCTATGTTGTTTCAAGAAAAATCCCCTCTCTTACCTCAGTCATGTCTAGTTTTGAGGAAACTGTGGCAAACATGTTTCAATGTGAgacaacatttcaaaacaatagTACTCTTTCACAACTTCAAGACAAACATCCACTGATGAACACCTCGAGATGCAGCTGAAAGCTCTGGAGAAGAGGTAGAATTGGACCTTGAGTTAAGACACTTCAGCATTAAACAGTGAAACATCTGACcggacatttttcttttacaagtATAGCATATTAATGTGAATTtataaatagattttattttattcaaatttccatattcatagcaatgtgttttaaagatcattttacTTCCAGCTCAATGTCTCAAAGCAGAAACAAAGCCATCTTGTGCAATACTTATTGACTTCTTATGCTTTTTTATagtaatgtatttacatttttgtaattaagTCTGTTTAAAGTTGGATGTATATTTAGCTAAAGACTGCAGGTTGACAATTTGTAATCGATAGTTGTATATCATCATTAAAGTTTTATAGACATGTACGCTGCTATCTGGTTCTGATTTACATAACACCATCGAGTCACCGCCCATGTCTCAAAAGCTTTGAAGTTTGACATAAACAGCAGATAGAAGATAAAACTATTAATGTTTTCATGTGTACAGCCACAGCTTGTTCCACCTCTGTACAGAAAAAAACCCTTTGAGAAGTACTGTTTGTTACAGAGTGATCTCAGGGAAGTGCAGCTGACAGGCaccacattttataaaaaagcagaagaagaaaaatgtttttctctttgccACATTCCAGGTTAGTCTTCCCAACGTTGATTGAGGTTCAATGCATCTCACGAAACATTGTCAAATTAGTTCAACCTAATGAATGATCTTGCTGTGGTATAGTATGTTACAACACAGTGGACTCAGTGGAACAAAGATCAGACCTGGGTGCTCTTATAAGGCGCTCCAGCTCTTTGTAGACATCTTGCaagatgaaataataaaaccacCTTGAAGTACCAGCGACACTTTATTTGGATTTTCTACAAACTAGAAGAATGCACACCAGAAATTCAACAgttgtttatcttttaaaaaatgtgcctcCTTTAATTACTATGTCTAATGCATAGACTGTGTTATAGTTTATATAGTTTTATGTAGACTATTTTCTGGTAGAAAGAATTTACTAAagaaaaatagttaaataaaaatattatattatgtgaCATACTAATACTATCATTCTTTTCTACCAACTACAACATATACTACAAACCTACTGCTAccactactaatactactaagaatgtacagtatatttgatctaattattattactattagtGTTTAAacatacagtgctgctcatatGTTTAGGAACCCAGGCTAAAATTGACTGAGAAGaggaactaaataaaaaaacattttagaaatgtatcTTAAccctgtcatttaaaaaaaaaaaaagaggaaaaatccaaccttcaaggacaccaattttctttgtgaatgaacaatgtattgtaaataaataacttttcttccttaaaatacagggagtATAAGTTTAGACACCCCTATGTTACattcccatagagacaggcaGATTTGGACTAAAAGTGGGTCTGCTTTGGCTCTCCCCTCTGGGTGTCCCCCAGTGATTGTTCTGTCTTCTGTCTCGGCCGTGGGAGAGGACGAGCGTGGCCCGTCTGCTTCCACTCACCTGCCTGCCTGTTCAGCCAACCACCTGCGAGTCCTTGGCACTGACTGGCATCTCAGACGTTAACACCTGCCGTATTCAGCCTGCCGTTCTGTGTGCTTGCGTATAGTTGAATAACTGGTGATGTGTTAGCGTTAACATAGCAGACACCTACCACATTTAGCCTGTTCTGTGTGCTAAATGTCTGATCTTGGTCTTGGAAATTATGAAATACATGCAACTATAGTCCAGTGTGActtatattatgttttaaaatactgtNNNNNNNNNNNNNNNNNNNNNNNNNNNNNNNNNNNNNNNNNNNNNNNNNNNNNNNNNNNNNNNNNNNNNNNNNNNNNNNNNNNNNNNNNNNNNNNNNNNNatttttttactgttttttatgtttattaaaattttaaatCCCATGAAGTTTGTCTGTTCATTAATTCCTGCTAATGTATAATAATTCAATCCTGCTCATGCACAGACAGTTTAAAGTAACAATGAAACTAGTAACATGGATGTTGAAGTTTTTTTAAGGTTAGGGGACTGTAAAaaagaacgttaggggaacgttctctaaaggttgcaatgttaggGGAACTTTCAATGTAACCAAAAACTAATGCTCCCAGAACTAACTTTCTcgtgcaaacaaaacacaaccaaaacctaaccaaacctaaccttcagggaacgttcccgcaacCAAAATGAACGTTCTGGGAACTAAAACTTGTTAGCCGGGTCCTCCTGTTTCACTCCTCGTCAGGTCTTTGTTGCAACCTCAGTGGTAAATACCCGGCCCACCAGTACTTTTTGAATCCTGCTTGTTAGAACGTTTGCTCGTTGCCTGTTTGGCCTGCTTGAATCCCCTTTCTGGGTTTCCTCTATCCCTGCCAGGCTCACCTGCCACGCTCAGACCCGTAATTTGCTCTGTCCTTAGTTAGATCCCCGCTCACTTCCCCATGACACCGGCTCTTCTCCTGCGCCGTGCTCCCATGTTCGGCTTTACCTTTTTGCACATTTACCTTGCTCGAATAAATTGTTAGCTCCTGCCAGTTTCTGCACACTTGGTTCTGTTCTATTTTTAAGCATATCCTCAGCAGACACTGTGCGTTGTTCAGTTCTTGCATGGTGCACGTAACGTTAGCAATATGCTACTTACCATTAGCTAAATGCATAGTAAGTAATACgctatttatttataaattgcAGATGCATTTATACTTTTAGTGTTGAGTCACccaatgtgttttgtgtatttccCGTTTATGATGTGGTGTTATGTGCTAGCAGTAGAGTTGTATGTAGCAATGGCTATGTCATCATTCAATGGGACTGAAATGTTTATGATCTACAGTATTACAATCACttcaatttgattaaaatgtttctatttattAAGACAGTAGTCACTGAGCACAAATGGATACTTTGCAGAATAGGTAAGATACTGCCTCAACTTTGTTGTTCATGTAGAAGATCCTTAGAATATGTGTAATAGAGCCCCAGCTGCCATCGTGCGATGTTAATGCAGTCTTCATTTTCATGATATCTGACCACCTCAACACAATTGGGAGACTTACGCCAGCTTCTACATTTGACCTACAAATTAAATATCTGTCCCATGCTGACCACCCCCTCCTTTGTGCCAAGTGTTGCACTTCTTACATGTTCTACTGACCTCAGGTTGGCTATAAACGTCAAGGGGGCGGGAGCCTCGCAGCGAGTGGGCAGACAGCTCACCATGCAGCTGTCATTGCAAGGCTTGCTGGGCTCTGACTGTCATTTCCCCGTTCAGACAGGCTGGCAGTGGCAGGGGGAGATCATGAGTGGGTTGGTTTAGCTCATGGgacatggaggggggggggcactgtgCAACTTGCTGGACAGGACTTGATGACAGGAACAAAGAGAAGCCAGGCAAGAGCATATCTCAAGGCTGCTGGGAATAAAGAGGACACACGCTGAAGATTCGCCTTACTCTGCGGAGAAGTTACTGGGAACTGGTTATAAAATACTAAAAGGTCAGAGGACATcaggaaaaggagaggaaaagcaaGGCCGCCACTTCCAGGAGACAAGTCA is a window of Etheostoma cragini isolate CJK2018 chromosome 11, CSU_Ecrag_1.0, whole genome shotgun sequence DNA encoding:
- the nabp1a gene encoding SOSS complex subunit B2; this encodes MATATGEALFLLKDVKPGSKNLNIVFIVLEIGRVTKTKDGHEVRSCKVADKSGSIAISVWDELGSLIQPGDIIKLTRGYASIWKGCLTLYTGRGGDLQKIGEFCMVYSEVPNFSEPNPELQTQNNQQNKSGKPDQNQRGNSPPNQNSGTPAPPGNGSMPPFANNNNPPPGAPRDAAFGSIGRPNGRSPGNGAPPVTAAAPPAASKSSVTISNGRDPRRAKR
- the LOC117952508 gene encoding C-X-C chemokine receptor type 2-like isoform X1, giving the protein MTDPNTSSFILDFGPIYDLLNYTYNDTEFNFNPETQPCNPFHIPDVVSVFVSVFYVVIFLLAIPGNLVVGLVIGLTKQSLSPSDLYLLHLAIADILLAITLPFWATAVTKGWVFGEALCKIITILQELSFYSSILFLTCISMDRYMVIVRAMEARKANRKRVSWAVCAAVWTVGALLSLPGLLNSSFKSQSSGMIVCSEQYDPSSAGMWRLATRILRHTLGFFIPLAIMLPCYGVTIKRLLHIRGGFQRQRAMRVIVFVVIAFLLCWTPYHIAVMADTFFRSKIVPYRCPARMAVDQAMLATQSLGLLHSCVNPVLYAFVGEKFRKNLFQIMRKIGVLERPSVTRSSRSSLSSEITSTFM
- the LOC117952508 gene encoding C-X-C chemokine receptor type 2-like isoform X2, with product MTDFGPIYDLLNYTYNDTEFNFNPETQPCNPFHIPDVVSVFVSVFYVVIFLLAIPGNLVVGLVIGLTKQSLSPSDLYLLHLAIADILLAITLPFWATAVTKGWVFGEALCKIITILQELSFYSSILFLTCISMDRYMVIVRAMEARKANRKRVSWAVCAAVWTVGALLSLPGLLNSSFKSQSSGMIVCSEQYDPSSAGMWRLATRILRHTLGFFIPLAIMLPCYGVTIKRLLHIRGGFQRQRAMRVIVFVVIAFLLCWTPYHIAVMADTFFRSKIVPYRCPARMAVDQAMLATQSLGLLHSCVNPVLYAFVGEKFRKNLFQIMRKIGVLERPSVTRSSRSSLSSEITSTFM